From Halanaerobium saccharolyticum subsp. saccharolyticum DSM 6643:
GCCATCTGAGAATTTTTAGGTGGCAAGTTTTTGATCTGATTTAACAATTCTCTACCCTCAGACTGGGCTGAACTCATTTTTAGATTATCTAATTGTTGAAAAACATTAAAAATTTCTGCTGCCTGAGATAATGCCTCTTTTTTCTTCAGCTTCTTATTTTCAGCAAAATTAAATCTTTCCTTAATAAAATCATCCAGGAATGAAATTACTCGCATATGTTTATATTCTTTTAATTGCTCATAGTATTTTTCAAAAAGACTGAGAGCGCTTACTACATCATCTAAATCCATTAGAGTTTCCAAACGAAAAACAATTAACTGTAAATTTTCTGAATCAATCTGCATTGCACGATCAATAATATCATTAACTCTTTGGAAATTTTCACCTTTTTTATAGACTTCAGCTAAAGCTATTAAAAGAGGAATGCTTTCGCCTTTTTCTGCCAAAGCTTTACGAACAAGTGCTTCAGCTTCTTCAATTTCTTCTTGATCCAACATAATATTTACTAAAGGTGAGATAAATGCCTCATCTAGATCTATTCCCATTAACTGCCAAGCATGCTTTAAATGTCTTCCTGCTTCTTGATAGTCATTATTCTGCAGTGAATACACGATTAGTGGCAGTAAAAATCTATGTTCAAGAGGATAATTTTTTACAGCCTCCTTCAATAGACTTATCACTTCATCTTCACTTTCTGCATTTTTAACTGCATCAAAGTATTCTTCGATACTTTTATCTGGATTATTACGGGCACAACATTTCTTAAATTTTTTCCCACTGCCACAAGGACAGGAATCATTTCGACCTATACTGTAAGAGCGAACTGTATCTTTTTCTCTTCTTTTTTCAATATTTTCCTTGAGACCTTTTAGTCTTTTATTCATTTTTTAACCAACCTTTCTTGATAATTATAAAATTTTCACAATAATAAAGCTCCATCAAGCTAAAAAAGCTTTTGGAGCTCAATTATTTTCTATTTAAATTTTATTTTCATCTCTTTTAATTATAGCAGAATAAATACATTATTTAAAGTTAAATTAAAGTTGTTTCAGGCTATTTTTCGGTAATGATTTGATTAATATTTTTAATTAATAAATCTATATCTTCTTTTTCTACTACTAAAGGCGGTAAAAAACGTAAAGTATGTTCTTTAACTGCATTAACTAAAAATCCACGCTCAAAAAGCTGATTTGTAACTTTTTTGGCCGATAAACTCTCTCCAAGCTCTAAAGCCAGCATTAAGCCTATACCTCTTGTTTCAATTAAGTTATCATTTTCTGCCACCATCTTATCCAGCTTTAATCTTAGATAATTACCTTTTTCTTTTACAGAAGCTAAAAAATTATTTTCCAGCATAATATCCATTACTTCAGAGGCTGCTCTAGTTGCCAATGGGTTACCACCAAAAGTTGTTCCATGGTCACCTGCTTCAAAAGCTGCTGCAACCTCTTCTTTGGCCATGAAAGCCCCGATTGGAACTCCGCCACCTAAGGCTTTAGCAAGGGTAATTATATCTGCCTCAACTCCATAATTTTGATAAGCAAACAGCTCTCCTGTTCTCCCCATTCCACACTGAACTTCATCGAAGATTAAAAGGATATCATTTTGATCACAAAGTTTACGCACACCTTCTAAATATTTTTTTTCTGCAGGATAAATTCCGCCTTCTCCTTGAATTGGCTCTAACAATATAGCGCCTGTTCTATCTGTAACCGCTTCTTTTAAGGCTTCTAAATCATTAAAAGGTACTGTATAAAACCCTTCGGGAAGGGGCACAAAAGGCTCCTTATACTTATTCTGACCGGTTGCTGTTACAGTTGTCATTGTTCTCCCATGGAATGATTTATCTGCTGAAATAGTTTCAAATTTGTTACTTCCTTTTTTCTTAAAATATTTTCGGGCCAGCTTTAAAGCACCCTCATTGGCTTCTGAACCACTATTAGCAAAAAACACACGATCATAACAAGAATTCTTACATAATTTCTTTTCAAGCTCAGCCTGTGGTTCTATGTAATATAAGTTAGAACAGTGAATTATTTTATCAATTTGATCTTTAAGAGCTTCTTTAAAACGCTGATTACTGTATCCTAAAGCATTGACTCCAATTCCTGCTAAAAAATCACGGTATATTTTACCATCTTTGCTGTGTAATTTTATTCCTTCAGCCTTCTCAACATAAAGTGGATATCTACCACTGTAAACATTCATAAAATGTTTTTGATCCATTTCAACTATTTCTTCTATTTCCATCTTATCTCTACTCCCTTCTTAGATGTGGAAATCATTTTAAAATCAAATTTGAATTTCAAATTAATCTAGTCTTTAAGTATCATCGTCCCTACTCCCTGATCAGTAAAAATTTCTAATAAAAGTGGATGAGCCACCAGACCATTTAAAATATGAGTTCTAATAACCCCTCTTTCTACTGCCTGCATACAACCTTCAACCTTTGGCAGCATTCCTCCCTGGATTTTACCATCAGCAATCCATTCTTTAATTTCTTTAAATCTTAGTTGTGAGACCCTACTGCTGGCATCCTTAGCATCATAACGAATCCCATCAACATCAGTCAAATAAATTAGTTTTTCTGCCTTTAAAGATGCAGCCAACTCTCCTGCAACACTATCAGCATTAATGTTTAACGTTTCTCCCTGAGCATTAACTCCAACAGGTGCAATTACTGGAATATATCCATCTTCAATTAATTTTTCTACTAACTCAGGATTAATCTGTTCAACCTCTCCTACAAAACCTAAATCTTTTTTAGGATCATTAAAATTCTTCTTTTTTGCCGTAATTAAACCACCATCTTTGCCAGAAATACCAACTGCCTTAGCCTGCATTTTATTCATCAAAGCAACTATCTCTTTATTAATCTGAGCTGAAAGCACCATTTCCACAATTTCCATTGTTTCTTTATCTGTAACCCTAAGTCCATCAATAAAATTTGCTTTAATATTTAAGCGATTAAGTGTTTTGTTAATTGCTGGTCCCCCACCATGAACGACTACCGGGTTAATCCCTACATATTTAAGTAGTGTGATGTCTTCTATCAATTTTTCTTTTAGTTCATCATCAGCCATAATACTGCCGCCATATTTAATAACAAAAGTTTTACCAAAAAAGTCTTTAAAATAAGGTAAAGCTTCAATTAAAACATTTGCCTTTTCTATTAATTTTTCTATTTTAATCTCCTCCTTGCTGCTCTCTACTAACTCTAAAAATTAATAGCTTTTATTTTTAAGGGAATAAGGCTGTTGATTTAAGTCCTATATTTTCAGCAAAACCAAAAATTAGATTCATATTCTGTACAGCCTGTCCAGCTGCTCCTTTGAGCATGTTATCAATAACTGAAACAATAATGATTTTGTTTGTGCGCTGATCATATTTAAAACCAATCTGAGCAAAGTTTGATCCTGCAATATTTTTAATTTCTGGCAGTTTATCAGCAAGCACCTGTACAAATTCTTCCTGATTATATGCCTGTTGGTATATTTCTAAAATCTCTGCCGCTGAACTAGCCTCCTTTAAATCGAGATAAATAGTAGCTAAAATCCCTCTTTTAATTGGAACTAAATGAGGAGTAAATAACACCTCGACCCTGTTTTTTTCTTTTTCTAAATTACTACTATCAACTGTTACTTTAGAATCATAAATTTTATTTTCAGTATAAGAACCTTTTAAATACTGATTTAAAATATATTCAATTTCTGAACCATGGCGGTGAACACCAGGACTATAAGCTTTCATTGAATTATGAGTTTCAGTAAATAATAAATTTTCCTTTAAACTGCGCCCGGCACCACTAACTCCTGATTTAGCGTCAATAATAATCGAATAAGGATCTGCTTTTTTAAAGTTAATTAATGGTAATAAGGCAAGCAGTGATGCAGTTACATAACAACCTGGGTTAGCAACCAAATTTGCATTTTTTATTTTAGATCGATTTAACTCCACCAGTCCATAGACTGCTTCTTTAACTAGTTCAGGATGCCGATGTTCAAATCCATACCATTCTTCGTAAATATCTACATCTTGATAACGAAAATCACCACTTAAATCGATAATTTTTGGACCCTTACCATAAAGCTCAGCTACAATATCCTGTGAAACTCCATGTGGTAGGGCTGTAAAAATTAAATCACTTGCTTCAGCTTTAAAATCTTTCAGTGCAATTAATTTTTGATCATTCAATTTTGAACCTCTAAATTGAGGATAAATATCAATTAATAGCTGACCAGCACTACTTTTAGAAACCAAATCCTTAATTTCGACCTCTGGATGCTCATGTAAAAGACGCATCAATTCAACCCCAACATAACCAGTGGCACCAATTATTGAAACATTTATCATCTACTCACTCCTTCATACTTAACCTTCTATAAAAATTTATAAGTTTTAAATATATTAAATTATATCTTTTGCTTATTTTACCGCATTAAAGTATTTGAATCAAGTTATTTAACTAATTAAAAATAAATAAAGATTAATTTGATGTTAAATGATTAATATATTCTAAAACCGAAGTCCCTTATAATTATTTTAAATAGGAATGAAAAGGGGTGAGTTCATGAAAAAATTTAAACTTAAAAATGGAAATGAAATACCTGCTTTAGGATTGGGTACTTCTGGCTTAAGAGGAGACCAATGTACTGAGGTAGTCAAAAAAGCTCTCAAGCTCGGTTATCGTCATCTAGATACTGCTGATATGTATGGAAATCATCAGGCTATTGCTAAAGCCATAAATGAATCCGATGTTAAGCGTGATCAGCTTTTCATTACTTCTAAAATTCAGAGTGAAGATTTAGAAGCTGAGCAACTCAAAAAAACTGCAGACCGTCTTTTAACTGAATTAGATATCAAATATTTTGATTTACTATTAATTCACTGGCCCAGTCCCGAAGTACCAATTGAAGAATCTTTAAAAGCAATGAAAGACTTAAAAGAAGAGGGAAAAGCAATAAATATTGGAGTTAGCAACTTTACAATCCCACTTTTAAAAGAAGCTTTAGAATTTTACCCTGATTTAATTACTGTTAATCAGGTAGAATTTCATCCAACACTTTATCAAAAGGACCTTTTAGATTTTGCTTTTAAAAATGATATTATACTTACTGCTTATAGTCCATTAGCCCAGGGAGAAGTATTTGAAAATAGCGTCTTAAAGTCTCTCGGCGAAAAATATGATAAAACTCCAGCTCAACTGGCTTTGAGATGGCTGGTTGAAAAAAATATTGTAGCTATTCCAAAAGCAAGTTCTGAAGCTCATCTTAAAAATAATTTAGCAATATTTGACTGGGATTTCCCAATTGATGCAGCCAGAGAAATGGAACTTTTAGATCAAAATAATAGACTGATTGATCCAGGTTATCCAAATTTTGAATAAAATTTTAGCATACTCAAAAAGGTCTCCTTAAAATAGGAGACCTTTTTTAATGAGCTATAAGTTAAAACTCTGCTGTAATTTTTAGGTAAAGAGCAGTATTAGCTATATATTTTTCTCTTTAAATCTTCAAATAAACTATAAACCACCGGGACAAAGATTAAAAGTAACATGGTTGAAGAAAATAGACCTCCCATTACTACCTTAGCCAGTGGTGAATACTGTTCTGTACCAACTGCTAATTCTAGAGCAAGTGGTGTCATACCGGCGAGAGTAGAAAATGTTGTCATTAAAATTGGCCTAAATCTCAATCTGGCACCTTCTAAAATTGCTGCTTTAGTTTCCTTCCCTTCTTTTTCTGCTTCAATCACAAAATCAATTAAATGAATCGCATCATTAACAGCAATACCGGAAAGTAAAATTAAGCCCATCATAGCCGGCATAGAAAGATAAGTGTTTGTTAAAACTAAAGCTGCCACCACACCCACAAGCTCAAGTGGTAGAGAAATCATAATTGTTATTGGATGAATTAATGATTTAAACTGAGATACCAACAGCAGATAAATAAAGGCTATCGCAAAAACTAAGGCGGCAGCCAGTCTAGTTAGAGCATCATTCATATCATCCTGCTGACCTGTAATCTCAGCTGTATATCCACTTGGCAGTGGATACTGCCCAATTATAGATTGAATATCCTGATTAACCTTGCTTAAAGCCCTATCTTTACTAAATCCTAGAATATCAAGGTTATACTGCATATCTTCTCTACTAATTAAATTAGGCCCTTCACTAACTTTAATTTCTGCAACTTCTCTTAAAGGAATATTTCCAACTCCTGAACTGATTATTACTAAATTTTCTAAATCATTTTTATTAAACATCTGCTCATCTTTATATTTAACTAAGATATTCAGATCATCCTGACCGGCAAGATTAAATTCTTCTGTTGCATCCAGACCTTCAACTGAAGCTGAAATCTGCTGAGAAATTTCTTTAGTGCTTAAACCCAGCTCAGCTGCTCTTTCACGATTTATTTTAAGATGATATTCAGGGCTGTCAAGCGACCAACGCAGGTTAATATTAACTGCTCCCGGCACCTTTTTAACTTTTTCTGCCAGGCCTTCAGCAAAGTCATATAAGATTTCCGGGTCTTTTCCACTTAACCTGATTACTAGGGGGGCCTGAGTTGTGGACACGGATGTTGCTCCTGCCTCTTCTACTACATAGGCTTTAATACCCGGAACTTTAGCTATTTCACTTCTTAGTTCATCCTGTATTTCCCAAATTGATCGCTTGCGGCTGTTTCGATCCTCGTAGCTTAGAGACATAAAGGCCTGCTGAACTCCATTTGCACCTGTTGTTGCCTGAGTACTCGCTCCCGGCTCAAAACCAAGCTGAGTTGAATAAATTAATAATTCAGGTACATCTCTTACAATTTTTTCAACTTTTTTTGCTACTTCTTCAGTTTTAGCAAGTGATGATCCAGCCTCTGTTTCTATCGAAATATAACTCTGACCGCTATCCATAACTGGTGTCATCTCAGATCCAATTAAAGGAATCAAACTTAAGGTCACTATTAAAATCACCACAGCAGTTGTAATTACAATTGCTCTGTTATTTAAAGATTTTTCCAGCAGCTTAAGATAATATTCTCTAGAACTATCTAATAATTTAGTAAATAGAGCTACTATCTTTTTAAAGACTATAAATATTTTCAGAGATCTTTTATTCTCTTCCGCCTTTAAAACAAGTGATAGAACAAGTGGAACAATTGTAAAAGAACTGATAACCGAACCTGTCCAGGCAAATAACAGAGTCATCGAAAGTGGTCTAAACATCTGCTGCACAAAACCACCAATAAACATCACTGGTACTAGAACAATCATGGAAGTTGTAGTTCCAGCTATGACAGCCAGCATTATTTCATTTGTTCCCTCAACTGCTGCCTTAAAAGCTGATTTTCCCAAATTCTCAAAGTGGCGGGTTACATTTTCAATTACAACTATTGAATTATCAACCAGCATTCCAATTGAGAGAATAAGGCCGGTCATTGTAACAGTATTTAAGCTTAAATCAAAGGCCTTCATTAAAGCCAGGGTTAAGACAAAAGTTGTTGGGATAGAAATTGAAACTGCCAGTGTACTGCGCCAATTTTCTAAGAATAAAAAGATTACTATAATTGTTAAGATAATTCCAATAAAAAGTGTGCTTGCCATATTATTAATAGCCAGCTTAACAAATTCTGACTGATCTTCTGTGATCTTGAAATTCAAATCTTGATATTCATTTTCAAGCTCAGCTATAGTTTCTTTGGCATTATCAACTACCTGAACAGTATTTGCGTCCTGCTGTTTTAAAATATTTAAAGCTACAGTTTCTTGACCTTCAACTCTAAATTTACTCCTTACTTCAGCAAAACTATCTTTAACATCTGCTAAGTCCTTTAAATAAATTTTACCCTGGGAAGTTGAACTTATAATCAAATTTTTAATTTCTTCTAAATTTTCATATTCTCCTACTGTCCTCAGTAAATATTCCTGTTCATTTGTTGTTAATCTACCTCCAGGAAAGTTAATATTCTCCTGATCCAATCTTTTAGTTAACAGCGAAATTGGTATATTATAGGCTGCCAGAGCATCGCGATCAACATTTATCTGAATTTCTCTTTCCTTACCACCATAGACATCTACACTTGCTACTCCACTAACCAGCTGCAGTCTATTTTTTAGCTGATTATCTGCTAAAGTTCTCAGTTCTGTATCACTACGGGGTCCAGTTACTGCCAGGGTCAAGATAGGTCGGTCAGATTTTGAAAATTTCTGCACCTGAGGTTCTTCTATATCCTGCGGCAGTTCATTTCTGATTTTACTAACTATATTCTGGACATCTACTGCTGCAGTATTAATATCTTTATCATAGTCAAACTCAACACTAACTAAAGATACTCCCTCCATTGCATCAGAACTGATACTTTCGACCCCTTCTATACTTCCAAGTTCTTCTTCTAAGGGTTCATTTATCTGTTCAGCAATATCAGAAGCGCTTACTCCGCTATATTGAGTCTGAATACTGACTACAACCGGCTCTGTATCAGGATTTAGCTGAATATTTAAAGTTATAAGTGCTGCTAAACCCAGGAGTACAACTGCAAAAACTGCAGCGATTGTTGTATACTTTTTTTTAACTGCAAAATCTACTAGTGTCATAATTAATCATCTCCATTTTCCTGCTCAGATAAATAGACCTTAGTCTTATCCTGCAGATCATTGAGATTAGTCACTGCTATCTGATCCCCTTCAGAAAGAAAAGAGGTGACAACAGTCTGATAACCATTAGTGGCTGCTGTTTCAATTTTTTGTCTCACTGCTCTACCGTCTTTTATTAAATAAACATGGGGAGCTGCTTGATAGTTAAAAATTGCTTTTTCCGGAACAATCAAGACATCGGTTAGCCTTTCCGCTATTAAAGCCACAGAAACAAAGGCGCCATCTTTCAGATTAATTCTATCTGTTAGTTCTAAAGTTACTTCAGTAGTTCTACTTTTTGGGTCAGCGATTGAGCCGATCTCAGAAATCGCTGCCTCTACTTCTTTTTGTTCAAGCGCAGGAGAAGAAATTAAAGCTTTAGTGCCAACTTCTAATTTTCTGAGATCATTCATTCCAACCTGTACTTTTATTTCGACTCTGTCACTTTCTGCTATTTCAAAAAGAGGTTGACCTGCTGCTTTAACTTCTCCTACTTCTGCAAATTCATTGATAATTTCAGCACTAATTGGAGATCTAATTTCTGTATCCTTAAGTTTTAATTGAGCATTTTCGAGCTCATTTTTTACTTTTTTAAGCTTTTCTGCTGCAGCTTCAACATCCAAACCAGCAATTTCTACTGACTTTTCCGTGCTGCCTAGAGCAGCCTTTACCCTTTCAAGCTGAGCTGCAGCTTTTTGAAACTGAGTTTTAGTCTGCTCAAATTTAGCTTCTGCAATGGCATTTTTTTGAAAAAGTTTTTTATCCCGCTCATAATCACTCTGCCACTGAGAATAATTGCTCTCTGCTTCTTTTAAAGCTGCTTTACTCTCGGCTAAATTGTTTCTTGATATTTCTTTAGCTAATTTAGCTTTTTTTAAAGCAATTTCTGCTTCTCTAACAGCAGTTTCTGCCGAAGCGAAATTATTTTTTAGCTCCTGATCATCAATTTTAGCCAGAAGATCTCCTTTTTCTACTTTTTGACCTTCTTTAACATAAATATTTGTTATCTCTCCCCCGATTTGGGCAGAAATTTTTCTTTTACCTGCATATTCTGCAGTACCACTGTAGTTATATATTATTTCGAAATCATCTTTCTCAACTTTGGCTGTTTCCACTGCTGCTCCTAGATCCTTCTCTTCAGCTACCTGAGGCTCTCTATTTTTGAGCTGTCTGATAAAAATTAAAGCTCCTGCACCAATTACTATAATCAGCAGAATAGTTAATCCCATTTTAATTTTTTTATTCATTACTCTCTCCTCCCAGTATCCCGGCTTTAAAGCTTTTATATATATTTTCTACTGCAGCCAGAATTTCTGTTTTCTGCAGCTGAACCTCATATTTTGCTATAGTTAAATCTCTTTCAGCATCACTTAATAGTCTCTGAGCTGAAATCAGCTCACTTTCAATTACCGCACCTTTTTGATATCTACTTTTTGTGCTCTCATATTCTAACTCAGCTCTTTTAAAATTTTTAGCAGCTGTTTCAAGACTATTTTTAGTTAATTCTAGTTCTCTTAATAAGCTTAAAAGTTCAATTCTTATTTCTGACTCAAGATTTTCTAAGTTAATTTCACTTTCCTTGATTCCTGCTTCTGCAGTCTTAATTTCTGCTTTAGTTTGGCCACCATCGGAAAATTCATAGCTTAAAGCTGCTGTAACTTTCCATTCACTTTCATCCAGCAGCTGCAGCTCTTTTAAAGAAATATATTTCTCGTTCTGGTCTCTTGTATCTGCACTGCCGCTTAAATTAAATTGGTATTTACTGTTAAGAGAAGTCGTGATTTTGCCGTCCTCAAAAACATATTCTCCCCTCAGTGAAAAAACAGGATCATCTTCAGCTTTAAGATACTGAATATCTTTCTTTATTAGATCTGAATTCAACTGCTGAATCTGATAGTCAGTTCTATTTTGATAGGCCAGTTTTAAAAGATCATCTTTTTTAAACTGAAGATCAGCCTGAGCCTTAATTAAATTATTATCTTTTAAACTCTGCTGAGCTATATCTATACCTGTTACTAAGGCAAATTGATCTCTAGCTTTTATTCTATCATTTTCTATACTCTGCAATTTTTCTTTGTTTTTAGCTAAATTTATTTCCATTCTTAACAGTTTTGCCTTGGTTATTAAATTATCAGCAAATCTTTTTTCAGCATCCTGATAGACAGCCTCTGCTTCTTTTACCGCCTGCTTCTGGTTACTTACTAGCGATTCTATTTTCAAAAGATTATAATACTGTTTAATCACATTCTCTAAAACTTCTTCTCTTTTTTTATTAAATTCTAATTCTGCAATATAATATTTAAGCTCTGCCTTATCTAATTGAGCTTCTGTACCCGAAGATTCAGCTAGAAATTTACTGTACTCAATTGTTGTGAAAATATCTCCGTCATCTGTTAACTCCTCATCCTGCCAAGCAAGCTCTCCCTTCAATGTTGAATTCATTATTGTCTCAGCAGATTCTTTCTGCATTTCAGCTGCTTTTAATTTTTCTCTAGCCGCTTGGAGAGTATTATTATTTTTTAGAGCAGATTCCAAAACTGTATTTAAATCAATTTCTGCTGCCGAAACAGTCAAAGATAAAAAGAGGCTCAATACTAATAATAAACTAATCATAATTTTATTAGTTTTCATAATTTAGCGCCTCCTTAAAATCACCTGTGCTCAAGTATAATTCAGCCAGGCTGAGATAATAATCTATCTGAGCATGTGCATAATTTATTTCACTCTGATAAAGATCAACCTGAGTTTCCAAAAGCTCTGTTCCAGTGATGTAGTCTTCTTCAAAGTATAACTTTTTAACTCTTAGAGCTTCTTCAAAACTTGCTATTAATTTCTGATAACGCTCAATTTCTGCAATACTATCCTGATAATCAAGATATTTATCATTAACATCAAGTTTTATTTTATCTTTAATTAACTCCAGCTGATTTTCAGCATTTTCAAGTTCATTTTTCGCTTCTTTTTCATCTAAATCGGAGCTGTAATCCTTGGCAGCAAGACGATAGTTTATTTTCTGAAGTTCTTTATTTGCCTCTGCCTCTTTAATTTCAATTCTCTTCTTTAAAGCAGTTTTAAAAAGTTCTTTTAAGTTTTCTTCTAACTGCCAATTTTTTAATTTATCTTCTTTGAAATTTAGCTGCAGCTGATCTTCAAGTTCCATCTTTAAGTTCTGTTTTACTTTAAATTCAGCCCTCTTTTTATTATTAACAGCTGCTTTTAGGTTGCTGGCTGCAGTTTTTAATTCAACTTCTGCCTGCATTAAATCACTTTTAATTAAAATACCCTGTTCATATTTTTCTTCGATATTTTCTAGTTCCTTTTCTAAAATCTTTTGATACTTCTGATGAATAACTATAGAGTTTTTTGCTTTATAATAGTTAAAAAAATCGTTAATTAAATTTGTAGTTACCTGGTCTTTAGTAATTTCTAAGTTTCTTGCTGCTATTTCAAGCTCTGTTTTAGCTTTTTCTAAAAGAAGTGGTGAAGGACGTACTTCCTGTTCTGCTTTTTCTTTTACTAAAGCAATTTCTTTAGCTTCTAAATTCATCTCAGCTTTTTTAACTTCTTCATTTTTAGTTAGAGACTGTGCCAAATATCCCTGCAAATTCAAAGCTGATTCAGCAGCTGAAACAGTTACCGTAATTAATAGAACTGCTGATATTATAAAAAATATGGATAAAATCTTTTTGAGCATTTTAATCTCCTCCTGCAATGAATGAATATTCATTCAGATAATGTGAATAAGATACC
This genomic window contains:
- a CDS encoding efflux RND transporter periplasmic adaptor subunit; amino-acid sequence: MNKKIKMGLTILLIIVIGAGALIFIRQLKNREPQVAEEKDLGAAVETAKVEKDDFEIIYNYSGTAEYAGKRKISAQIGGEITNIYVKEGQKVEKGDLLAKIDDQELKNNFASAETAVREAEIALKKAKLAKEISRNNLAESKAALKEAESNYSQWQSDYERDKKLFQKNAIAEAKFEQTKTQFQKAAAQLERVKAALGSTEKSVEIAGLDVEAAAEKLKKVKNELENAQLKLKDTEIRSPISAEIINEFAEVGEVKAAGQPLFEIAESDRVEIKVQVGMNDLRKLEVGTKALISSPALEQKEVEAAISEIGSIADPKSRTTEVTLELTDRINLKDGAFVSVALIAERLTDVLIVPEKAIFNYQAAPHVYLIKDGRAVRQKIETAATNGYQTVVTSFLSEGDQIAVTNLNDLQDKTKVYLSEQENGDD
- a CDS encoding efflux RND transporter permease subunit, translated to MTLVDFAVKKKYTTIAAVFAVVLLGLAALITLNIQLNPDTEPVVVSIQTQYSGVSASDIAEQINEPLEEELGSIEGVESISSDAMEGVSLVSVEFDYDKDINTAAVDVQNIVSKIRNELPQDIEEPQVQKFSKSDRPILTLAVTGPRSDTELRTLADNQLKNRLQLVSGVASVDVYGGKEREIQINVDRDALAAYNIPISLLTKRLDQENINFPGGRLTTNEQEYLLRTVGEYENLEEIKNLIISSTSQGKIYLKDLADVKDSFAEVRSKFRVEGQETVALNILKQQDANTVQVVDNAKETIAELENEYQDLNFKITEDQSEFVKLAINNMASTLFIGIILTIIVIFLFLENWRSTLAVSISIPTTFVLTLALMKAFDLSLNTVTMTGLILSIGMLVDNSIVVIENVTRHFENLGKSAFKAAVEGTNEIMLAVIAGTTTSMIVLVPVMFIGGFVQQMFRPLSMTLLFAWTGSVISSFTIVPLVLSLVLKAEENKRSLKIFIVFKKIVALFTKLLDSSREYYLKLLEKSLNNRAIVITTAVVILIVTLSLIPLIGSEMTPVMDSGQSYISIETEAGSSLAKTEEVAKKVEKIVRDVPELLIYSTQLGFEPGASTQATTGANGVQQAFMSLSYEDRNSRKRSIWEIQDELRSEIAKVPGIKAYVVEEAGATSVSTTQAPLVIRLSGKDPEILYDFAEGLAEKVKKVPGAVNINLRWSLDSPEYHLKINRERAAELGLSTKEISQQISASVEGLDATEEFNLAGQDDLNILVKYKDEQMFNKNDLENLVIISSGVGNIPLREVAEIKVSEGPNLISREDMQYNLDILGFSKDRALSKVNQDIQSIIGQYPLPSGYTAEITGQQDDMNDALTRLAAALVFAIAFIYLLLVSQFKSLIHPITIMISLPLELVGVVAALVLTNTYLSMPAMMGLILLSGIAVNDAIHLIDFVIEAEKEGKETKAAILEGARLRFRPILMTTFSTLAGMTPLALELAVGTEQYSPLAKVVMGGLFSSTMLLLIFVPVVYSLFEDLKRKIYS
- a CDS encoding aldo/keto reductase, which produces MKKFKLKNGNEIPALGLGTSGLRGDQCTEVVKKALKLGYRHLDTADMYGNHQAIAKAINESDVKRDQLFITSKIQSEDLEAEQLKKTADRLLTELDIKYFDLLLIHWPSPEVPIEESLKAMKDLKEEGKAINIGVSNFTIPLLKEALEFYPDLITVNQVEFHPTLYQKDLLDFAFKNDIILTAYSPLAQGEVFENSVLKSLGEKYDKTPAQLALRWLVEKNIVAIPKASSEAHLKNNLAIFDWDFPIDAAREMELLDQNNRLIDPGYPNFE
- a CDS encoding aspartate aminotransferase family protein, whose translation is MEIEEIVEMDQKHFMNVYSGRYPLYVEKAEGIKLHSKDGKIYRDFLAGIGVNALGYSNQRFKEALKDQIDKIIHCSNLYYIEPQAELEKKLCKNSCYDRVFFANSGSEANEGALKLARKYFKKKGSNKFETISADKSFHGRTMTTVTATGQNKYKEPFVPLPEGFYTVPFNDLEALKEAVTDRTGAILLEPIQGEGGIYPAEKKYLEGVRKLCDQNDILLIFDEVQCGMGRTGELFAYQNYGVEADIITLAKALGGGVPIGAFMAKEEVAAAFEAGDHGTTFGGNPLATRAASEVMDIMLENNFLASVKEKGNYLRLKLDKMVAENDNLIETRGIGLMLALELGESLSAKKVTNQLFERGFLVNAVKEHTLRFLPPLVVEKEDIDLLIKNINQIITEK
- the argC gene encoding N-acetyl-gamma-glutamyl-phosphate reductase, which gives rise to MINVSIIGATGYVGVELMRLLHEHPEVEIKDLVSKSSAGQLLIDIYPQFRGSKLNDQKLIALKDFKAEASDLIFTALPHGVSQDIVAELYGKGPKIIDLSGDFRYQDVDIYEEWYGFEHRHPELVKEAVYGLVELNRSKIKNANLVANPGCYVTASLLALLPLINFKKADPYSIIIDAKSGVSGAGRSLKENLLFTETHNSMKAYSPGVHRHGSEIEYILNQYLKGSYTENKIYDSKVTVDSSNLEKEKNRVEVLFTPHLVPIKRGILATIYLDLKEASSAAEILEIYQQAYNQEEFVQVLADKLPEIKNIAGSNFAQIGFKYDQRTNKIIIVSVIDNMLKGAAGQAVQNMNLIFGFAENIGLKSTALFP
- the argB gene encoding acetylglutamate kinase, which translates into the protein MEKLIEKANVLIEALPYFKDFFGKTFVIKYGGSIMADDELKEKLIEDITLLKYVGINPVVVHGGGPAINKTLNRLNIKANFIDGLRVTDKETMEIVEMVLSAQINKEIVALMNKMQAKAVGISGKDGGLITAKKKNFNDPKKDLGFVGEVEQINPELVEKLIEDGYIPVIAPVGVNAQGETLNINADSVAGELAASLKAEKLIYLTDVDGIRYDAKDASSRVSQLRFKEIKEWIADGKIQGGMLPKVEGCMQAVERGVIRTHILNGLVAHPLLLEIFTDQGVGTMILKD